In Aspergillus fumigatus Af293 chromosome 4, whole genome shotgun sequence, one genomic interval encodes:
- a CDS encoding membrane morphogenesis protein VPS13 has protein sequence MLEGLVANLLNRFLGYYVKNFDAKQLNIGIWSGDVKLRNLELRREALDQLHLPLNVVEGHLGELTLSIPWSNLRGKPVKVEIEDVFLLAAPKEDADYDPEEEERRAYNLKMEKIESAEILRERNTEGMSQEEQRRNQSFTQSLVTAVVDNLQISIKNVHFRYEDSIASPGHPFAVGLTLKELSAVSTDSEWNPTFIQSTSTTTHKLATLGALSVYWNTDAELLGTGRGSDLGAEAQGISHAELIEKLRTFIESEESQQFMLRPVSGRAGLELDKSGKHDRPAIKTRLLFDELSFVLDDDQYRDALMLVDLFHYFLRHQEYKKLQPKCRPKEDPRAWFRFAGEAVLSKIHDRNRRWSWDYIKERRDDRIAYIHLFKKKKREEPLSPQEAEDFERLERKLSYEDIRFWRSLARNQLRKENIGLKKPARQQTWSEWIWGTKKEESEETTMTEEQRQELYNAIDWDEKKAIAESVEVPREWVKLQVNSGLRAGSFTLRRDPHGKCSEVMKLVFDNLRAKALQRPDSFFIEVDLGGLRVYDGTTEGSLFPQIVKVKDSLPQSEDSQTQPPDGGELHPEANEEYEEAEDNLFQFQLEKNPLEGDADSVVRVKMKSIEVIYNPRFLVEIVKFFEPPERHMESIGALLDSAGATVEEIRQQTRAGLEFALEEHKKVDAHFDIHAPLIIVPESITQESSLCLILDAGHISVNSELVDRQTMRDLQAKQKRQYVENDYKELEHLLYDRFLLKLDSTQVLIGPGVESTKSQLTSEVMNRNFHIIDRINVDFVLELCIIPKSTELTRTRISGHLPELHASMSDTKYKGLMKLIDIAIPRFDEGGVSDCPPAKSSSESTTTSNRARSASFQPSVPRELPVVDEDSDSETDHEQTKKSVDRLLNIHRKEFEFKFTVGCLRGSLFRSDPDDQFRDQLLVELVAEGFELDYYTRPFDMVAEIVLQSLSVDDYIEENPIPDFKRIISSKGFDADEDKDLFHLKFVRVKPDSPEFSSTYEGIAMNLDMSISTINLVVTRKTLLTLLDFVLLTFTSPEQPRTQKPSSDETVQDTTVLTQDTEQPGKIRIKADLKSIALILNNDGVRLATLSLNTADVGLNIVGRSMLIQSRIGSLTLIDDVNTGASATSDLRRLLTIEGDNFADFKYETFDPESTNYPGYDSEVYLRSGSIKINFLEEPYRKIINFLVKFGKMQAIFNAARQAAASQANQLQENASKMRFDVVVKTPILVFPGAVRPDRPRDTVTAHLGEIYAKNTFVPLDEDAESPAVNLISSGIRNIRLTSKFHFEEDVVEELEMIQKVNLEFSICYLEHQNDNPRPDMEIEGSMSPINLRVSQKQLKFLLELSKTVPGAFSTDYEQQELEAFEDLPTSVTDTSKGADWKLAQTPQEHERIAEGSGSDDETWAKLDMLFKVDSVGLELILAKDDEPVGDLEGSSLSKFSLNDTQVKLRMLTDGSLESELLIHSLSVRDSRNQDTNKFRKIMSLINNDVQQQFMASLSMSPGPEKHLIAMLTIDSPRIILALDYLSALQSFMNSVFTAEEPIAVEEIEEADETSEPRSSSTESPDQTATATPGEDSTSSAAKTTISFRVNLVDAQIIMIANPAIAHTEAIVLGTKQVLFSQQNVSTLQINKVGMFLCRMDKFETSRLRILDDFTLELSMDSRPQEKGPSLTSIDVHIEPLVLRLSLRDILMALQIVNKASEMRANRSQEIESGDVKRVSDGRQPSAKSTRRRSSAARSSHAPALKSRRASGASGKPASQRAASERSAILKREELSAQIDGVRVILIGDLHDLPLLDWSVKKFTVDVRDWSSALNADTSFDTFINVYNFSKSAWEPLIEPWQLGFHVAKEVDPEVFSIDAYSHKNMELTVTSATIALASKSFQFLSTDQDVLSKPRGADAPYRIRNHTGFDLRVWADVSTREEGPAAKLSDGEEYPWRFEDSTAVRETLAPEGQGGVVGVKLEGSGFESINRIPVAREGEFLYSLKPKADGVLHRLLVEVKLGTDNVKYITFRSPLVIENNTQIPVELGILNHKEGHLLKIEKILPGDARPAPVGAAYLHSVLIRPDQGFGYEWSTEPLHWKDLLRRPTRTIKCISESGQQAPPFYFQMNATYNSKDSLTNVYPYMRIRIFAPVEIENLLPYDFKYRIYDKNTRKDWTNFLRKGGVSPVHVVELSHLLLLSIDLEDTVFRQSEFAIINGNAQDYRREHMLSLKDEQGIPLRLKLHYFNVPDSGGAFKVSIYSPYLILNKTGMPMEIQSKAFLQSARSAAGEGLNPDPRHGGRALPYMYAYQSDDPKNRSILKIGDSAWSKPQSFEALGSNFEVVLSDRQGKSEFHAGVSVTEGEGKYKMTKVVTISPRFILKNKLSEEILVREPGSSSVLTIKSGNLVPLHFLRQIAEKQLCLCFPGVNNQWSSPFNIADVGTVHVKLAKANQRQRLIKVDIIMEGATLFIHLSLETRNWPFSMRNESDSEFIFYQANPYVEDDEDDRTSGWRPIRYRLPPRSIMPYAWDYPATKNKSLVLTCNGKERHIRLTEIGNLIPMRIPPSRPGEPQKIVDINIVADGPTQTLVLSNFKQSRSLYKQQKAQTSQTSVSTGFEVKELDSDVNFKAQLRLAGIGVSLINKNLKELLYLTFREIEIKFRESRVYQTLNTTIKWIQIDNQLYGGIFPILLYPSVVPKTGKEMEAHPIFHAMVTRVKDDSYGVLYIKYATVLLQQMTLELDEDFIFAMLDFAKVPGASWSEEQEGKLCDEDLKIPEPQNESASQDVYFELLHLQPMQLDISFMRTERVNAENNMQPSNPLMFFVNVISMSMGNINDAPVRLNALMLENARVSFGILLNNIQSHYTQEFLRQVHVILGSADFLGNPVGLFNNVSSGVAAIFYEPYQGLVMTDRPQELGMGIAKGATSFVKKSVFGFSDSMAKFTGSMSKGLAVATLDKEFQDQRRMSKSRNRPKHALYGLTAGGNAFANSLASGIGGLARHPLQGAEKEGLQGFIKGVGKGVLGLATKPAIGAFDLASNLAEGVRNTTTVFDAEGLDRVRLTRFIATDGIVRPYSQREALGQFWLKTADDGKYFNEDYIAHLELPGKDMLVMLTYDRIMLVRSKRLRTEWDIRLTDIQTISKERTGMSITLKGGANGPFIPVQDESSRNWLYRQIAIAVNAFNERYNTRV, from the exons ATGTTGGAAGGCTTGGTCGCAAACCTGCTCAATCGCTTTTTGGGCTATTATGTCAAGAATTTCGATGCAAAACAATTGAACATCGGTATCTGGTCCGGCGATGTCAAGCTTCGCAACCTGGAGCTGCGACGGGAGGCTCTTGATCAACTACATCTTCCGTTAAATGTCGTCGAAGGCCACCTCGGCGAGCTCACCCTGTCTATACCCTGGTCTAATCTGAGAGGGAAACCGGTCAAAGTTGAAATCGAAGATGTGTTTCTCCTAGCAGCCCCGAAGGAAGATGCGGACTATGACccggaggaagaggaacgcaGAGCTTATAACCTCAAGATGGAAAAGATTGAGAGTGCGGAAATCTTGAGAGAGCGGAATACAGAAGGTAtgagccaggaggagcagcgaCGGAACCAGAGCTTCACCCAGAGCCTCGTCACCGCCGTTGTTGACAACCTCCAAATATCCATCAAGAACGTGCACTTTCGATACGAGGACTCGATTGCTTCACCAGGTCACCCTTTCGCCGTCGGTCTTACACTGAAGGAACTTAGCGCTGTGAGCACTGACTCCGAGTGGAACCCTACTTTCATCCAATCGACCTCCACTACCACCCACAAACTAGCTACACTGGGTGCGCTATCAGTATATTGGAACACTGATGCCGAGCTTCTGGGCACAGGGCGAGGCTCTGACCTAGGGGCAGAAGCACAAGGCATTAGTCACGCGGAGCTGATTGAGAAACTAAGAACTTTCATCGAGAGCGAAGAGAGCCAGCAGTTTATGCTTCGCCCCGTCAGTGGCCGTGCTGGCTTGGAGTTGGATAAGTCAGGAAAGCATGACCGGCCAGCCATCAAGACACGATTACTGTTTGATGAGCTTAGTTTCGTTCTGGACGATGATCAATACCGCGATGCTCTAATGCTAGTCGATCTTTTCCATTACTTTCTTCGTCATCAGGAATACAAGAAGCTCCAGCCGAAATGCAGACCGAAAGAGGACCCCCGGGCGTGGTTCAGATTCGCCGGAGAAGCGGTTCTCAGCAAAATTCACGATCGAAACAGGCGCTGGTCGTGGGACTATATCAAAGAACGACGGGACGACCGTATAGCCTACATCCATctgttcaagaagaaaaagcggGAGGAACCCTTGTCTCCACAGGAGGCAGAGGATTTTGAACGTCTAGAACGAAAGCTGAGTTACGAGGATATTCGATTCTGGAGGTCATTGGCGAGAAATCAACTGCGAAAGGAAAATATTGGCCTCAAGAAGCCCGCGCGCCAGCAAACTTGGTCGGAATGGATATGGGgcaccaagaaggaggaatctGAAGAGACCACGATGACCGAAGAGCAACGGCAAGAACTCTATAATGCCATTGActgggatgagaagaaagcGATCGCCGAGAGTGTCGAAGTGCCGAGAGAGTGGGTAAAGCTTCAGGTCAACTCCGGTCTCAGAGCCGGAAGCTTCACATTGAGGCGTGATCCCCACGGAAAGTGCAGTGAAGTCATGAAATTGGTGTTTGACAATCTACGAGCGAAGGCTTTGCAGCGCCCGGATTCCTTCTTCATTGAAGTTGACCTGGGTGGACTCAGAGTGTATGACGGAACAACCGAGGGTAGTCTCTTTCCACAGAtagtcaaggtcaaggatTCTCTCCCACAGTCCGAGGACAGTCAAACGCAGCCCCCTGACGGCGGCGAGTTGCATCCGGAAGCCAACGAGGAGTACGAGGAGGCTGAGGATAACCTGTTTCAATTCCAGCTTGAGAAGAACCCACTGGAGGGTGACGCCGACTCGGTGGTGAGAGTCAAGATGAAGAGTATCGAGGTCATCTATAATCCGAGGTTCCTTGTGGAGATTGTTAAATTCTTCGAGCCCCCTGAGCGACACATGGAGTCCATTGGAGCCCTCTTGGACTCGGCTGGAGCGACTGTCGAGGAAATCCGCCAGCAAACCCGAGCAGGCTTGGAGTTTGCCCTGGAGGAGCACAAGAAGGTCGACGCTCACTTCGACATACACGCACCCCTCATTATAGTGCCAGAAAGCATTACACAAGAAAGCTCCCTCTGTCTCATCTTGGACGCAGGTCACATCAGTGTCAATAGTGAACTGGTCGATAGGCAGACCATGCGAGACCTCCAGGCCAAGCAGAAGCGGCAATACGTTGAAAACGACTACAAGGAACTGGAGCACTTGCTATACGATAGATTCCTTCTTAAGCTTGACTCCACCCAGGTCTTGATCGGCCCCGGAGTTGAGAGTACCAAATCGCAACTCACGTCCGAGGTCATGAACCGAAACTTTCATATTATCGATCGTATAAACGTGGACTTTGTCTTGGAACTGTGTATAATACCGAAAAGCACCGAGCTCACCAGGACTCGAATATCAGGCCATCTGCCGGAGTTACACGCTTCGATGTCTGACACAAAGTACAAGGGTCTGATGAAATTGATTGACATCGCGATTCCACGATTTGACGAGGGAGGTGTTTCCGATTGTCCGCCCGCGAAGAGCTCGAGTGAATCGACAACAACAAGTAATAGAGCAAGATCGGCTTCCTTCCAGCCCTCAGTACCCAGGGAACTGCCGGTCGTCGACGAAGATTCCGATTCCGAGACAGATCACGagcagacaaagaaaagtGTCGATAGACTACTCAACATTCACCGCAAAGAATTTGAGTTTAAGTTCACGGTTGGCTGTCTTCGTGGCTCACTGTTCCGGTCGGATCCAGATGACCAGTTTCGAGACCAATTGTTGGTAGAGCTTGTTGCTGAAGGTTTCGAATTAGACTATTACACGCGACCGTTCGATATGGTCGCAGAGATCGTTTTGCAGTCTCTGAGCGTGGACGACTATATCGAGGAAAACCCCATTCCTGACTTCAAGAGGATCATTTCTTCCAAGGGATTCGACGCAGACGAAGATAAGGACCTCTTTCACCTCAAATTTGTACGAGTCAAGCCCGATTCACCCGAGTTTTCGTCTACCTACGAAGGTATAGCAATGAACCTTGATATGTCCATATCTACCATAAACCTTGTGGTCACTAGGAAGACACTTCTCACCCTGCTGGATTTTGTTCTCCTCACCTTCACAAGCCCAGAGCAGCCCAGAACCCAGAAGCCGTCCTCCGACGAGACTGTCCAGGACACCACTGTTCTCACCCAGGACACAGAACAGCCGGGAAAAATTCGGATCAAAGCTGACTTGAAGAGCATCGCCCTTATTCTAAACAATGACGGCGTCAGACTTGCTACACTGAGTCTTAACACTGCGGACGTGGGACTTAATATTGTTGGCCGCTCAATGCTTATCCAGTCTCGAATCGGTAGCTTAACCCTCATTGACGATGTCAATACCGGCGCCTCAGCCACCTCCGACCTGCGGAGGCTTCTAACCATTGAGGGTGATAACTTCGCTGATTTCAAATACGAGACCTTTGATCCCGAGAGCACAAATTATCCCGGTTATGACTCTGAGGTCTATCTGAGATCGGGTTCTATCAAAATCAATTTCCTCGAAGAACCATATCGCAAGATCATCAATTTCCTTGTCAAATTCGGCAAGATGCAGGCTATCTTCAATGCTGCTCGCCAGGCGGCGGCTAGTCAAGCCAACCAGCTGCAAGAGAATGCATCTAAGATGCGATTTGACGTCGTTGTCAAAACTCCAATCTTGGTATTTCCCGGTGCCGTGAGACCTGATCGACCCCGCGACACAGTCACTGCTCATCTTGGAGAGATTTATGCTAAGAACACTTTCGTTCCtctggatgaagatgcggaAAGTCCCGCCGTTAACCTGATTTCTTCAGGTATACGCAATATCCGTCTAACATCCAAGTTCCACTTCGAGGAAGATGTAGTcgaagagctggagatgattcAGAAAGTCAACTTGGAGTTCAGCATCTGTTATCTTGAGCATCAGAATGATAATCCACGTCCAGATATGGAAATCGAAGGGTCTATGTCTCCCATAAACCTTAGAGTGTCGCAAAAGCAGCTCAAATTTttgctagagctctcgaaAACTGTGCCCGGCGCTTTCTCAACCGACTACGAGCAGCAAGAACTCGAGGCCTTTGAAGATCTTCCTACGTCTGTAACAGACACAAGCAAAGGAGCAGATTGGAAACTCGCGCAGACCCCCCAGGAACATGAAAGGATCGCTGAAGGATCGGGTTCGGACGACGAGACATGGGCTAAGCTGGATATGCTTTTCAAGGTAGATAGTGTCGGCCTGGAACTTATTCTTGCAAAGGACGACGAGCCAGTGGGTGATCTGGAGGGCTCGAGCCTGTCGAAGTTTTCGCTGAATGACACCCAAGTCAAGTTGCGCATGCTTACCGATGGGTCTCTGGAATCCGAGCTCTTGATTCACTCCCTGTCTGTTCGCGACAGCCGCAATCAGGACACGAACAAATTCAGGAAGATCATGTCACTGATCAATAACGATGTGCAACAGCAATTCATGGCTAGTCTCTCTATGTCGCCTGGGCCAGAGAAACATCTTATTGCGATGTTGACGATCGACAGCCCACGTATCATACTGGCGCTGGACTATTTGTCCGCTTTGCAGTCATTTATGAACTCGGTTTTCACTGCAGAGGAGCCGATTGCCGTAGAAGAGATTGAGGAGGCTGATGAAACATCTGAGCCAAGATCCAGTTCCACAGAAAGTCCAGACCAAACTGCCACCGCCACCCCAGGCGAGGACTCGACAAGCTCGGCCGCCAAGACGACGATTTCATTCAGAGTGAACCTTGTTGACGCCCAGATTATCATGATTGCCAACCCTGCCATCGCACATACCGAGGCTATAGTGCTTGGTACAAAGCAAGTACTCTTCTCCCAGCAAAACGTCTCTACACTGCAGATCAACAAAGTCGGCATGTTCTTGTGTCGCATGGACAAGTTCGAGACCAGTAGGCTGCGGATTTTGGACGATTTTACACTGGAGCTGTCCATGGATAGTCGGCCACAGGAGAAAGGCCCATCGTTAACTTCCATAGACGTGCACATTGAACCGTTGGTGCTGCGCCTTTCCCTCAGAGACATCTTGATGGCACTACAGATTGTCAATAAGGCCTCCGAAATGAGAGCAAACAGGTCACAGGAAATAGAAAGCGGCGACGTGAAGAGAGTATCAGATGGTAGACAACCCAGCGCAAAGTCCACTCGAAGGAGATCAAGCGCTGCGCGGTCGTCACATGCTCCTGCCTTGAAATCAAGGCGAGCATCGGGGGCAAGCGGCAAACCGGCTAGCCAAAGAGCTGCTTCAGAACGCTCAGCTATACTGAAGCGCGAAGAACTGAGCGCGCAGATCGACGGCGTCAGAGTGATTCTCATAGGGGACTTGCATGATCTTCCATTACTCGACTGGAGCGTCAAAAAATTCACCGTCGATGTTCGCGATTGGTCGTCTGCACTGAATGCTGACACTAGCTTCGATACCTTCATCAACGTTTACAATTTCTCCAAGTCGGCCTGGGAACCGCTCATTGAACCCTGGCAACTCGGCTTTCACGTCGCCAAGGAGGTCGACCCAGAAGTCTTTTCAATCGATGCCTACTCACATAAGAACATGGAGCTCACTGTGACCTCGGCTACAATTGCATTGGCATCCAAGTCCTTCCAATTTCTTTCAACTGATCAAGATGTTCTTTCCAAGCCCCGCGGAGCCGACGCTCCCTATCGGATTCGCAATCATACCGGCTTCGATCTTCGTGTCTGGGCGGATGTCAGCACCAGAGAGGAAGGTCCGGCTGCTAAGCTCTCTGACGGCGAAGAATACCCTTGGAGATTTGAAGACTCGACTGCGGTACGTGAGACTCTTGCACCTGAAGGCCAAGGCGGCGTTGTCGGGGTGAAACTCGAAGGGAGCGGCTTCGAGAGCATCAACCGCATTCCTGTGGCTAGGGAGGGTGAATTCTTGTATAGCCTCAAACCCAAGGCAGATGGTGTTCTCCATAGGCTTCTAGTCGAAGTTAAACTGGGTACCGACAACGTCAAGTATATTACCTTCCGCTCGCCTCTGGTTATCGAAAACAACACTCAAATACCAGTAGAGCTGGGTATCTTAAATCACAAGGAAGGACATCTCCTCAAGATTGAGAAGATTCTTCCTGGGGATGCTCGACCTGCACCTGTAGGCGCCGCCTACTTGCATTCAGTCCTCATCCGTCCTGACCAGGGCTTTGGATATGAATGGTCAACAGAACCGCTGCACTGGAAGGATCTTCTGCGGCGACCTACTCGCACAATCAAGTGCATCAGCGAAAGCGGACAGCAGGCTCCGCCCTTCTACTTCCAAATGAATGCCACCTACAACTCAAAAGATTCCTTGACGAACGTCTATCCTTACATGCGTATACGTATTTTCGCTCCGGTGGAGATTGAGAATCTACTACCATATGATTTCAAATACCGCATTTACGACAAGAACACAAGAAAGGATTGGACAAATTTCCTAAGGAAGGGTGGCGTCAGCCCGGTCCATGTTGTTGAGCTATCTCATCTACTCCTCCTCAGTATCGACCTAGAGGACACCGTCTTCAGGCAAAGCGAATTCGCCATAATTAACGGAAATGCACAAGATTATCGAAGGGAACACATGCTCTCACTCAAGGATGAACAAGGGATTCCATTAAGACTAAAGCTCCATTACTTCAACGTTCCAGATAGTGGAGGCGCTTTCAAGGTGTCGATCTACAGTCCGTATCTTATCTTGAACAAGACAGGAATGCCGATGGAGATCCAGAGCAAGGCCTTCTTGCAGTCAGCACGCTCCGCAGCTGGTGAGGGCCTGAACCCCGACCCAAGACATGGCGGGCGGGCTCTCCCATACATGTATGCTTATCAATCGGATGATCCGAAGAACCGATCTATCTTGAAGATAGGAGATTCCGCCTGGAGCAAGCCACAGAGTTTTGAGGCTCTTGGGAGCAACTTTGAAGTTGTCTTGTCCGATAGGCAAGGGAAGTCCGAGTTCCATGCAGGGGTGTCTGTTACGGAAGGTGAAGGTAAATATAAGATGACTAAAGTTGTCACTATTTCTCCTCGCTTCATCCTGAAAAACAAGCTGAGTGAAGAAATTCTGGTCCGCGAACCCGGCTCATCAAGCGTGCTTACCATCAAGAGTGGCAATTTGGTGCCCCTGCATTTCCTGCGCCAGATTGCAGAGAAACAACTTTGCCTGTGCTTCCCCGGCGTTAACAATCAGTGGTCATCTCCTTTCAACATTGCAGACGTTGGAACAGTACATGTGAAACTTGCCAAGGCAAATCAACGTCAGAGGCTTATCAAGGTTGATATCATCATGGAAGGCGCTACACTTTTTATCCACTTGAGTTTGGAAACTCGAAATTGGCCCTTCTCCATGCGGAATGAGAGTGATTCCGAATTTATCTTCTACCAAGCT AATCCATAcgtggaggatgacgaggacgataGAACAAGTGGCTGGCGGCCAATTCGCTACCGGCTCCCGCCTCGCAGCATCATGCCATATGCATGGGATTATCCCGCTACGAAGAACAAGTCTCTCGTCTTGACATGTAATGGAAAGGAAAGGCATATCAGGCTCACCGAGATTGGCAACCTGATACCGATGAGAATACCGCCTTCACGACCTGGGGAGCCGCAAAAGATTGTTGATATTAACATCGTGGCTGACGGGCCGACCCAAACCCTCGTCTTGTCAAATTTTAAGCAATCCCGAAGTCTTTATAAGCAACAGAAGGCACAGACATCCCAGACTAGTGTGTCAACAGGCTTTGAGGTAAAGGAACTGGACTCGGACGTCAATTTCAAAGCTCAGCTACGTCTGGCGGGTATTGGGGTCTCGTTGATCAACAAGAACCTGAAGGAGCTGCTATATCTCACTTTCCGCGAAATCGAGATCAAATTTAGAGAATCAAGGGTTTACCAGACTTTGAACACAACGATCAAATGGATACAGATCGATAATCAACTTTATGGGGGCATTTTCCCCATATTGTTGTATCCAAGTGTTGTGCCAAAGACCggaaaggagatggaggcACATCCGATCTTTCACGCCATGGTTACACGCGTAAAAGACGACTCTTACGGTGTACTTTACATTAAGTATGCCACGGTACTACTTCAACAGATGACACTTGAGCTCGATGAGGACTTCATTTTCGCCATGCTTGATTTTGCAAAGGTCCCTGGTGCCTCATGGTCCGAAGAGCAGGAAGGAAAACTCTGCGATGAAGATCTAAAAATCCCAGAACCGCAAAATGAAAGTGCTAGCCAAGATGTTTACTTTGAGCTCCTTCATTTGCAGCCTATGCAGTTGGATATCTCCTTCATGCGGACGGAGAGGGTTAATGCGGAGAATAACATGCAGCCCTCCAACCCCCTCATGTTCTTTGTCAATGTTATATCCATGTCAATGGGCAACATCAACGACGCCCCCGTTCGTCTCAATGCTCTTATGTTAGAGAACGCTCGTGTCTCTTTTGGAATCCTTCTGAACAATATTCAGAGTCATTACACTCAGGAGTTCCTTCGCCAAGTCCACGTCATTCTTGGGTCGGCGGATTTCCTGGGAAATCCAGTTGGTCTGTTCAATAACGTCAGCTCTGGTGTTGCTGCGATCTTCTACGAGCCGTATCAGGGACTGGTCATGACCGATCGGCCTCAGGAACTGGGCATGGGTATTGCAAAAGGCGCTACAAGTTTTGTCAAGAAGTCCGTCTTTGGTTTCTCAGACAGTATGGCCAAATTCACCGGAAGCATGTCCAAGGGACTTGCGGTCGCTACGCTAGACAAAGAATTTCAAGATCAGCGACGAATGTCGAAGTCTCGAAATCGGCCAAAGCATGCATTGTATGGTCTCACCGCCGGTGGAAATGCATTCGCAAACAGCTTAGCAAGCGGCATTGGAGGACTTGCTCGCCACCCGCTACAGGGTGCGGAGAAAGAAGGTCTCCAAGGTTTCATCAAGGGTGTCGGCAAGGGTGTACTTGGACTGGCCACCAAGCCGGCAATAGGCGCCTTCGACCTTGCCTCTA ATCTCGCCGAGGGCGTCCGAAACACCACGACAGTGTTTGACGCGGAAGGTCTTGACCGTGTTCGCCTAACCCGTTTCATTGCCACGGACGGTATAGTGCGGCCATACTCACAGCGCGAGGCTTTGGGTCAATTTTGGCTCAAGACAGCCGACGACGGCAAGTATTTCAACGAAGATTACATTGCGCACTTGGAGCTGCCAGGCAAGGACATGCTGGTCATGTTGACGTACGACCGAATAATGCTTGTGCGCAGCAAGAGGCTTCGAACAGAATGGGATATCCGATTAACAGACATCCAAACCATTTCCAAGGAACGGACTGGTATGAGCATTACGCTGAAAGGTGGCGCAAACGGACCTTTCATTCCCGTGCAAGACGAAAGCTCGAGGAATTGGCTGTACCGTCAGATCGCCATTG CTGTCAACGCATTCAATGAAAGGTACAATACGAGAGTTTGA